A stretch of Megalobrama amblycephala isolate DHTTF-2021 linkage group LG14, ASM1881202v1, whole genome shotgun sequence DNA encodes these proteins:
- the LOC125245908 gene encoding uncharacterized protein LOC125245908 yields MAFIKEESGNMKIEETFKVKKEETEEQTNMSFIKVESEEELRVKQEDTEEQTEKSTITTTINRRTYVIPKGLQVCFLTDSMCRDIEDYFPNAQCWVHPDTTLMRSIEQDIKLFEQLHNYTIVILHIGTNDITSGASASTVVQRMKTLISRISLVNPHILYFTISAILPRLNDDSMMKTTIKQCNSLLQHWTSQTRNILFLNTTKPFLKNGKIVQNLYKDDGLHLNQEGKHKLFSYFKRFLWHFCQFS; encoded by the exons ATGgcatttattaaagaggagagtggaaacatgaagattgaagaaacattcaaagtgaaaaaagaagagactgaggaacaaacaaacatgtcaTTTATTAAAGTGGAGAGTGAAGAAGAATTAAGAGTGAAAcaagaagatactgaggaacaaacag AAAAAAGCACAATAACAACTACAATCAATAGAAGAACATACGTCATACCAAAGG GTCTACAGGTGTGTTTCCTCACAGACTCAATGTGTCGGGATATTGAGGACTACTTTCCAAATGCTCAATGCTGGGTTCATCCAGACACAACTCTCATGAGATCCATTGAACAAGACATAAAACTCTTTGAGCAACTACACAACTACACGATAGTGATTCTCCATATAGGAACAAACGACATCACAAGTGGAGCATCTGCATCGACTGTCGTCCAGCGAATGAAAACTCTCATATCAAGAATCTCACTGGTCAATCCACACATTCTGTATTTCACAATCAGCGCTATTTTACCACGATTAAACGACGACTCCATGATGAAAACTACAATCAAACAATGCAACAGCTTGCTTCAACACTGGACTTCACAAACAAGAAATATTCTGTTTCTAAACACTACAAAACCATTTctcaaaaatggaaaaatagtCCAAAACCTATACAAGGATGATGGACTTCACCTCAATCAAGAaggaaaacacaaacttttttcATACTTTAAGCGTTTTCTCTGGCATTTTTGCCAATTTTCATGA